CGCGGCGACATGCGCGCGCCGCGCGGTGCGCAGTTCCTTGCGCAAGGCCGTCTTGGCCATGGCGGTTTCAGCGGGGGAAGGCGGTTGAGTCATGGACGGGATGGGGGTGACGGGTCCACCATGGGTCGGTTTCCGGGAAAATCCTCTGACGCCTCAACGTCAGGTGGGGACCATGTACCACTGGCCAGGGCCAGGGCAGGGACAGCCCCCGTGGATTGCTTATAGCCTCAGGGATGTTTCATGCGGCTCGTGCCGGGCAGATCCCGTCGCCCCTGATGTAGGGCGTCCGTGCTCCGGGCTCAAGATGGCTGTTCGATCTGCTGCGCCAGTTTTTCCACGCGCTCGGCCAGCGCCTGCACCCGCGCGACCACGCTGGCGGGCGCTTCTGCGGAAGGGACCTCCCCGGCAGGAGGAGGCGCCTTGCGGTGCTCCTCGTGCAGTTCGTCGGCCAGGAACAGCGCGGCATAGAGCATCATGCGCGATTCGCTCTGCCCGGCGGCCGCACCCAGCTTGCGCACGCGCTCGTCGATCATCCGCCCCAGCATTTCGAGATGCGCTTCCTCGCCCTCGGCGCAGGCGACGGTGAACGGGCGGCCCCCGATCTGGAGCGATACGTTGCTCATTTGGGAATCCCCGCCAGCAGCAGATCGAGCTGTTGCAGCTCTTCCGCCACCTTGTCCTTCAGCTTGCGATGCCGGGTTTTCAAGGCCTTCAGTTCGACGGTGACCTCCGCTTCGGCGGAGGCGGCCGTGCGCAGCGCGGCGACTCCCGCTTCCAGCCGGGCCAGGGCTTGCTCGATCTGGTCGAGCGCTGCGTTCAATGCTTCGGTCGCCATGAACAAGCGCTAGCATAAACGGTTGGCGTCGCAATATATCGCGGGAATTGTTCCCCAACTGTATCATCGTGCGACCGGTCGCGCTTGACCTGCAACGGTCCCGTGACCAAAGAGGCCCCGCTCCGAATCATCAGGAATTCGCGCGGTGGCGCGACAGGGAAGGGCTTTTTTCAAGCGATGACACGCGATCCCTCCGCGCTGGCTCCCATGGCCAACGCGATCCGTGCGCTTGCCATGGACGCGGTTCAGGCAGCCAACTCGGGTCACCCCGGCATGCCCATGGGCATGGCCGATGTCGCCACGGTGCTGTGGACGCAGTTCCTCAAGCACGATCCTTCCCAGCCGAAATGGTCCGATCGCGATCGCTTCGTGCTGTCGGCCGGCCACGGCTCGATGCTCATCTACGCGCTGCTGCACCTGACCGGGTACGAAGCGCCGACGATGGACGACATCCGCAACTTCCGCCAGATGACCAGCCCTTGCGCCGGGCACCCGGAAAACTTCCTGCTCGAAGGCGTGGAATGCACTACCGGCCCGCTGGGGCAGGGCCTGGCGATGGCCGTGGGCATGGCGATGGCGGAACGCCACCTCAATGCCACGTTCGGCGACGATCTGGTCGATCACCGCACCTGGGTGGTTGCGGGCGACGGCTGCCTGATGGAAGGCATCAACCACGAGGCGATCGGCCTTGCCGCCACGCTGAAGCTGGGCCGTCTCAACGTGCTGTGGGACGATAACAAGATCACCATCGACGGCGATACCTCACTGTCGACGAGCGAGGACATCCTTGCACGCTATGCCGCGACGGGATGGCACGTCGGCTCGTGCGATGGCCACGATTTCGCCGACATTGCCCGCGCGCTGGCCGAAGCGGCCGCCGATCCGCGTCCGTCGCTGGTCGCCTGCCGCACGATCATCGGCAAGGGCGCGCCCAACAAGCAGGGCAGCCACAGCGTGCATGGCGCGGCGCTGGGCGCCGACGAAATCGCCGCCGCGCGCGAATACCTCGGCTGGACGGCCGCTCCGTTCGAAATCCCGGCGGACATCCTCGCTAACTGGCGCGCTGCCGGTGCGGCGGGCAAGACTGCCCGCGCGGAATGGGAAGCGCGCGCCGCCGGCCATCCGCAGGCCGCCGAACTCGCCCGCCGCATGGCCGGCGAACTGCCCGCCGAGACCGGCTTCGACGCCTACATCCAGTCGCTGATCGCCAACCCGCCCAAGGTTGCGACCCGCAAGTCCAGCGAAATGGCGCTGGAAGCGCTGACCGCCGCGATCCCTGAAATGGTTGGCGGTTCGGCCGACCTCACCGGCTCGAACAACACCAAGACCAAGTCGACCCCGCCGTTCAACGCCGACAACTACGACGGCCGCTATGTCTATTACGGCATTCGCGAGTTCGGCATGGCCACCGCGATGAACGGCATGGCGCTGCACGGCGGCGTGATCCCCTATGGCGGCACGTTCCTGGTGTTCTCGGACTACTGCCGCAACGCGGTGCGCCTCTCGGCGCTCCAGCATCAGCGCGTGGTCTATGTGTTCACGCACGATTCGATCGGCCTTGGCGAGGACGGCCCGACCCACCAGCCGGTCGAGCACGTCATGTCGCTGCGCATGATCCCGAACCTGCTGGTGTTCCGCCCGGCCGACGCCATCGAGACGGCGGAAGCCTGGGCGATCGCGCTGGCCAGCAAGGATCGCCCCACCGTTCTCGCGCTGACACGCCAGAATCTGCCGCCGGTGCGGTTCGATGCCGAAATGAAGAGCGCGAAGGGGGCCTATCGCCTCGTCGCCGCCGAAGCCGCGCGCAAGGTCGTGCTGCTGGCCACCGGTTCGGAAGTCGCGCTTGCCAAGGACGTGGCCGCTGCGCTCGAAGCGCAGGGCATCGGCGCCGATGTCGTTTCGGTCCCGTGCTGGGAACTGTTCGACGAACAGGACGCGGCCTACCGCGCTGATCTGCTACCGGCCGATGCGCTCAAGGTCTCGATCGAGGCCGGCGTCACGCTGGGATGGCAGAAGTATGTCGGCGATGGCCTGACCATCGGCATGGACACGTTCGGCGCTTCCGCGCCGGCGGAAGTGCTGTTCGATCACTTCGGCTTTGCCGTGGACAAGATCGTTCCCAAGATTCTTTCTCGAATTTCGTAATTTATCAGGAGAAGTTGACATGGCGATCAAGGTTGCGATCAACGGTTTCGGACGTATCGGGCGCAATGTCGCGCGCGCCATCCTCGAACGGCCTGACTGCGGCCTCGAACTCGTGTCGATCAACGACCTGGCCGATGCCAAGGCCAACGCGCTGCTGTTCAAGCGCGACAGCGTCCACGGCGCGTTCGCGGGCGATGTCTCCGTCGACGGCAGCGATCTGATCGTCAACGGCAAGCGCATCCAGGTGACGGCCGAGAAAGACCCGGCCAACCTGCCGCACGCCGCCAACGGCATCGATATCGCGCTCGAATGCACCGGCTTCTTCACCGATCGCGCCGGCGGCCAGAAGCATCTCGACGCGGGCGCCAAGCGCGTGCTGATCTCGGCTCCGGCCAAGGGTGTAGACCTCACCGTCGTGTTTGGCGTGAACCACGACAAGCTGACCGCCGATCACAAGATCGTCTCGAACGCCTCGTGCACCACCAACTGCCTCGCGCCGATGGCCAAAGTGCTGCATGAATCGATCGGCATTGAGCGTGGCCTGATGACGACGATCCATTCGTATACCAACGACCAGAAGATCCTCGACCAGATCCACAAGGACCCGCGCCGCGCCCGCGCCGCCGCGATGAACATGATCCCCACCAGCACCGGCGCCGCCGTGGCCGTGGGCGAGGTTCTGCCCGATCTCAAGGGCAAGCTCGACGGTTCGTCGATCCGCGTGCCGACCCCGAACGTGTCGGTCGTGGACCTGACCTTCACGCCAAAGCGCGATACCACGGTCGAGGAAGTGAACGGCCTGCTCAAGGCCGCCGCCGAAGGCGCGCTGAAGGGCGTGCTGGGCTTCACCGACGAACCGCTTGTGTCGATCGACTTCAACCACGATCCGCACTCGTCGACGATCGACAGCCTCGAAACCGCGGTGCTCGAAGGGAAGCTGGTGCGCGTGCTTTCGTGGTACGACAACGAATGGGGCTTCTCGAACCGGATGCTCGATACCGCGGGCGTGATGGGCGGCCTGCTCTAACCGAGCACTGTTTCCACCCCCGTTCGTGTCGAACGAAGTCGAGAAGCAATGCGCTGTTCTCGACTCCGTTCGAACCGAACGAGGAGGGTGCTTGGGGCGACGACGCGAGGACTGAAGAATGACCGTGTTCAAGACGCTGGACGATATCGGTGACGTTTCCGGCAAGGCCGTGCTGGTCCGCGAGGACCTGAACGTGCCCATGGCCGACGGCGCGGTGACCGACGATACCCGTCTGCGGGCGGCGGTGCCGACGCTGACCGAACTGTCCGACAAGGGCGCCGTGGTGCTGGTTCTCGCCCACTTCGGCCGGCCCAAGGGCCAGCCTTCGGCAGAGTTCTCGCTGAAGCAGGTGGTCGCGCCGCTCGCGCACGTGCTGGGCCGCCCGGTCAAGTACGTGGACTGGGAAGGCGACAAGGCCGCCGTCGCGGCGCTGCAACCCGGTGACATTGCCGTGCTGGAGAACACCCGCTTCTTCGGTGGCGAGGAAAAGAACGATCCCGCCGTGGTCGAACGCTTCGCCAGCCTTGGCGATCTCTACGTCAACGATGCGTTTTCCGCCGCGCACCGCGCCCATGCCTCCACCGAAGGGTTGGCGCATGTTCTCCCGGCCTTTGCCGGCCGCGCGATGCAGGCCGAACTGGAGGCGCTGGAAAAGGCGTTGGGCAACCCGCAGTCCCCGGTTGCGGCCGTGGTCGGCGGGGCCAAGGTTTCGACCAAGCTCGATGTGCTCAAGCACCTGGTCGGCAAGGTCGATCACCTCATCATCGGCGGTGGCATGGCCAACACCTTCCTGGCCGCGCGCGGTGTGGATGTGGGCAAATCGCTGTGCGAACATGACCTGACCGGCACCGCCGAGGAAATCCTCGACAATGCCGACAAGGCCAATTGCACCGTCCACCTGCCCTATGACGTGGTGGTGTCGAAGGAATTCGCCGCCAATCCGCCCAGCCTGCGCACCTGCAACGTGCATGAGGTCGCGGCGGACGAGATGATCCTTGATGTCGGCCCGGCCGCGGTCGAGGCGCTGGCCGACGTGCTCAAGACCTGCCGCACACTGGTCTGGAACGGTCCGCTGGGCGCGTTCGAGACCGAACCGTTCGACGCAGCCACGGTTGCGCTGGCGAAGACCGCCGCCGCGCTGACCCGCGAAGGATCGCTGATCTCGGTAGCGGGCGGGGGCGATACCGTCGCCGCGCTGAACCACGCCGGCGTCGGTGGCGATTTCAGCTATGTGTCGACCGCTGGCGGCGCTTTCCTCGAATGGATGGAAGGCAAGGAACTGCCGGGCGTCGCCGCGCTGAGCCGGTAACCTTTTTCCAAGGCGTCCGTTGCAAGACGGGCGCCTTTTCAATCGCAGTTTGTGCATAGGTATGCGCTGTTGGAAATCCGGGGATTTCCGTGGAGCGCCACAGGACAGGATGGGATCATGAACGTCACTGAAATGACCGCCAAGATGGCTTCCGGCAAGGGCTTCATCGCCGCGCTCGACCAGAGCGGCGGCTCGACGCCCAAGGCGCTCAAGGGCTATGGCATCGAGGAAGGCGCGTGGAGCACGGACGAGGAAATGTTCGGCCTGATCCACCAGATGCGCACCCGGATCATCACCTCGGCCGCGTTCACGGGCGAAAAGGTGATCGGCGCGATCCTGTTCGAACGCACCATGGACGGCGAAGCCGGCGGCAAGCCCGTTCCCGCCGCGTTGATCGAACGCGGCGTGGTGCCCTTTATCAAGATCGACAAGGGGCTTGAGGACGAGAAGGACGGCGTCCAGCTGATGAAGCCGATGCCCGAACTTGACGCGCTGCTCGAACGCAGCAAGGCGCTCGGCGTCTATGGCACCAAGGAGCGTTCGGTGATCAACTCGGCCAACCCGGTCGGGATCGCCGCCGTGGTGAAGCAGCAGTTCGAAGTCGGCAAGCAGGTGCTCGCACATGGCATGATGCCGATCATCGAACCCGAAGTGAACATCAAGAGCGAGACGCGCGCCGAGTGCGACACGATCCTGCTCGCGGAAATCCTCAAGAACCTGGACGAACTGCCCGAAGGCACCCAGGTCATGCTCAAGCTGTCCCTGCCCATCGTGCCCGGCACGTTCGATCCGCTCGTCTCCCATCCCAAGGTGCTGCGCGTGGTCGCGCTGTCGGGCGGCTACAAGCGCCCCGAAGCCTGCGTCGAACTGGCGAAGAATGCCGGCATCATCGCCAGCTTCAGCCGTGCGTTGCTCGAAGACCTGCGTCACCAGATGACCGACGCGGAATTCGATGCCTCGCTGGCCGGCGCCATTGACGAAATCTTTACGGGTTCGACCGTCAAGTCCGCCTGACGATCTATCGATTGCAGAGGATGGGAAAGGCCGCCCCTCGCCCCGCAAAGCGGGGGAGGGGCGTCTTGCATTTGGGGGCCGGCTTGCGGGCTTCCGTCGCAACGGATAAGGCGCGCCGATGACGCACCCCGCCAGCGAACTGTACCTGATTTCCCCGCTCGATGTGTCGGGCGCGTTTCCCGACCGGCTTGTCCGCGCGCTCGACGCCGGGCCGGTCGCGGCGTTCCAGTTCCGTGTCAAGGACGTGGACGATCACGCCGCCGCTCGTCTTGCCGAACCTCTCCAGCGCATCTGCGCCGACCGCGACGTGGCGTTCATCGTCAACGATTCGGTCAGCCTGGCCAAGCGCCTCGGTGCCGATGGGGTCCATCTGGGCCAGAAGGACGGCGATCCGCAGGAAGCGCGCCAGCGCCTGGGGCGTGACGCGCAGATCGGCGTGACCTGCCATGCGAGCCGCCACCTCGCCATGGAAGCGGGCGAGGCCGGGGCGGACTACGTGGCGTTCGGCGCGTTCTTCCCCAGCACCACCAAGGAAACCGAGCACCGTCCGGAACCGGACCTGCTGACCTGGTGGTCCACGCTGTTCGAACTGCCCTGCGTCGCCATCGGCGGGATCACCGCGGCCAATTGCGCGCCGCTGGTCACGGCCGGCGCCGATTTCCTCGCGGTGAGTCACGCCGTGTGGGGCGGGGACGAGGCGCAGGGCGTGCGCGACCTGCTGGCGGCCATCGCAGCCGCGCCCCGGCGTGCAGAAGACGAATAAGCTGCGAACACCGCTCCGCGCTTGACCCAACGCAAGGCGCGGGCGCACGTAGCACCCCAATGACCGGAAATCCGAACAGGCGTGGGCCTTGGCGGACATGGGGTACGGTGCGTGGGGCGAAAGCGCTGGCGGGTCTGGATCGTAGTGTTGCTGCTGGCGGGCGCGCTGGCCGGCGTGCTGGCTTGGCGTACCCGGCCGCCCGAAGTGGAGGTAGCCAAGGCGCGGATCGGACCGGCCGCGGACCTCGTCTATGCTACCGGCTATGTCGAGGCGCAGCAGCCGGTATCGGTTGCCGCCCGCATCACCGCGCCGGTGGCGCAAGTGCTCGTGTCCGAAGGCGACCGGGTGCGGCGCGGCCAGCCGCTGGTTCTTCTGGTGGACGATGAACAGCGCGGCCTGCTCGATCAGGCGGCGGCGCAGCGGCGCGCGGCGGAGGAAACCGAACGTCGCACGGTGGCGCTCTATCGCCAGGGCTGGATGACCCGCGCCGCGCGCGATCAGGCCGTCGCCAGCGCCGATGCCGCGCGCGCGGGCGAGCGCACCGCCGCCGCCCGGCGCGACCAGCTTGTCGTGCGCGCCAATACCGATGGCGTGGTCACCAAGCGCGATGTCGAGCCGGGCGATCTCGCCACGCCGACGCGCGTGCTGATCCTGCTGGGTGATCCGGCGCGCATCCGCATTACCGCGACCGTGGACGAGCGCGACATCACGCGGGTCCGCGTCGGCCAGGAGGCGCTGATGTCGAGCGACGCCTGGCCCGGCCGCGTGATCCATGCGCGCGTTCATGAAGTTACCCCGAGCGGCGATCCCAACGCCCGCGCCTTCCGCGTGCGCCTGCTGCCCGAAAGCGCGGGCGACCTGCCGTTGGGCATCACGCTGGAGGTCAACGTCGTCACGCGCAGCACGCAACGCGCGGTGCTGGTGCCGGCTACCGCGCTTTCCGGCGATCGCCTGTGGGTGGTGACGGACAGACAGGTCCATGCTCGCACCATCCGGCGCGGGATCGAGGCTAACGACAAGGTCGAGATCGTGAGCGGGCTGCGCGCGGGCGAGACGGTGGTTGTCGCCCCGCCTGCCGACCTCACGGAAGGACGGAAGGTCAGGACCAAGACCCCGTGATCGGCCGCCTGTTCCTGTTGCTACACATCGCCTCGCGCCACTTGCTGATGCGGCAGCGGCAAACGCTGGTGGCGACCAGCGGCGTGGCGGTGGGCGTCGGCTTCTTCCTGGCGGTGTCGGCGCTGATGGTCGGCAGCCAGGCCGACTTCGTGCGGCAACTGATCGACGTGGCCCCGCACATCATCATTTCCGACGAATTGCGCAGCCCAGCGCCGCAACCGGGGCGGCGCGCCTTTCCCGACGGTGCCGTGGTGCTGCACGGCTACAAGGTCCGCAACGAGGTGCGCGGCATCAAGGACTGGCAGGCGGTGATGGCCAGCGCCGCCGCCATCCCCGGCGCGGTCGTCTCGCCCAGCCTTTCCGGCGCGGTCACGCTGCGGCTTGGCGGGCGCGAGGAGCCGCTGGGCGTGATCGGCATCGATCCCGCGCTGGAATCCCGCGTCAGCACCATTTCCGACAAGCTGCGCGCCGGGCATCTTGATGATCTGGAGCGCGTGCAGGGCGGGGTCATCATCGGCGAGGAACTGGCCAGCCGGCTCGGCCTGAACATGGGCGACATCGTCGGCGCGACCGCGGCATCGGGCACCACGCGCTCGCTGCGCATCGTCGGACTCGTCAAGAAGGGCAACTCGCAGCTCGGCTCGTCCAACGGCTACATGCTGCTGCGCGAGGCGCAATCGCTGCTCGGCCGCCCGTTCATCATCAACCGCATCGGCATCAAGCTGAGCGATCCCTACACCGCGCAGGATGTCGCCCGCACGCTTGAGCAACGCTATGGCTACAAGGCGGAAAGCTGGCAGGAACGCTCGTCCGATTTCCTCTCGCTGCTGGTGACGCGCAACATCATCATGTACACGGTGGTGTCCGCGATCCTGCTGGTGGCGAGCTTCGGCATCTACACCGCCGTTTCCAACAGCGTGGCCGACAAGCGGCGCGATATAGCGATCCTGCGCTCGATGGGCTTTTCGGAAGCGGACCTCCAGATCGTGTTCGTGATCGAGGGGCTGGCGCTGGCGGTGATCGGCGTGCTGCTGGGCTGGCTGCTCGGCTACGCGCTGATGAGTATTCTCGGTTCGCTGCGCTTTTCCATCGGGGGCGAGGAGCAGTCGATCCCGATCGATCGCAGTCCCCGGCAATACCTGATCGCGGCGGCGGCCTCGCTGCTGGCGGGCGGCGTGGCGGCGTGGCTGCCCGCGCGCAAATCGGCCAAGGTCGATCCCGTGGACATCCTGAGGGGGGCGATGTGAGCGCGCCCGCTCCTGAGAGGCCGGTCCTTGTCGCCGAGGGGTTGACCCGTCGGCTGCCGGTCGATCCCCCGGTGACGCTGGTGGCCGGCGCGGACCTTGCCATCCAGCCCGGCTGCTTCACCGCCATCGTCGGGCCTTCGGGCTGCGGCAAATCGTCGCTGCTGTACCTGCTGGGCCTGATCGACCGACCTACCGAGGGACGGCTGCTGTTCGAAGGGCGCGACATGACCCCGCTTTCGGGCGACGAACGCGCGCGCATCCGGCTCGAACACTTCGGCTTCGTGTTCCAGTTCCATTTCCTGCTGCCCGAATTCAACGCGCTGGAAAACGTGATCCTGCCGATCCGTCGCCTCGGGAAGCTGTCCCGCGCCGAGGCGGAAATGCGCGCGCGGACGCTGCTTGCTGACGTCGGCCTGGGCGAAAAGGTGCTGAAGTCTCCCGACAAGCTTTCCGGCGGCGAACGCCAGCGGGTGGCCATTGCGCGTGCCCTGGCCAACGATCCCGCGCTGATCCTGGGCGACGAGCCGACCGGGAATCTCGATTCCACCAATTCCGCGCGCGTGGTCGACCTGTTCCGCACGCTGGCGCACGAGCAGGGCCGCGCGGTCGTTTGCGTAACCCACGACACGGGCATCGCCGAACTGGCCGACGTGCGCGTGACGATGCTCGACGGGCGGGTGGAGGAAGTGCGTCGTCAACATGGGGGCCAGCATGAGGGCCAGCACGGCTAACGGCGCCCCGCTTTCCTAATCCACCGCGCCATGCCAGACAGGGCCTGTGAAGTCCGCGCGGGAATGGGGCGATCCTTTTCGCTGGACGGGGCAACTGCATTAACTTCGTCAGGAAAAGACGGAGTTTCCTGAACGGAGATCGAGCATGAGCGCAGACGAATCGGGCAAGGGACCGGTCCGGGAACTGACCTTGCGCGGCGTGGTGCTCGGCGCGGTGCTGACGGTCGTGTTCACGGCGGCCAACGTCTATCTGGGCCTGCGTATCGGGCTGACCTTCGCCACCTCGATCCCGGCGGCGGTGATCTCGATGGCGGTGCTGCGGCTGCTTTCAGGCGCGACGATCCAGGAAAACAACATCGTCCAGACGATCGCCAGTTCGGCAGGCACGCTTTCCGCCATTGTCTTCGTGCTGCCGGGCCTGGTCATGATCGGGTGGTGGACGGGCTTCCCCTATTGGGAATCCGTCGCGGTGATCGCGGTCGGCGGCATCCTGGGCGTGATGTATTCGGTGCCGCTGCGCCGCGCGCTGGTGACGGGATCGGACCTGCCTTATCCCGAAGGCGTGGCCGCGGCGGAAGTGCTCAAGGTCGGCGCGGGTGTTGGTGGCGCGGAAGAGAACCGCCGCGGACTGGCGGCGGTGATGCGCGGAGCGCTGCTGGCGGCGCTCTATCCACTGCTCGCCAAGCTCAAGCTGGTGGCGGAGGAAGCCTCGACCCTGATCCGCGTCGGCGCGGGCGGCACCGCGTTCGGCGGCGGTCTGTCGATGGCGCTGGTCGGTGTCGGCCATCTCGTCGGGCTGGCGGTGGGCATCGCCATGCTGGTGGGCATCGTCATCAGCTTCGGCGTGCTGCTGCCGGTGTTCACCGCAGGCGGCCCGCCCGCGGGAACCGAACTCGCCGATTTCATCTCCACCGTGTTCCGCCAGCGCATCCGCTTCGTCGGCGCGGGAACCATCGGCGTTGCCGCGATCTGGACGTTGCTGCGCGTGATCGGCCCGATCGTGCGCGGCGTGGCCGGAGCTATCGCCGCCAGCCGGGTGCGCCAGGAGGCCGGCTACGCCTCGCTGGACATCACAGAGCGCGACCTGCCGATCGGCATTGTCGGCGGCACAATCCTCCTGTCGATGGTGCCGATCGCGCTGCTGCTGGCGGATTTTGCCGCCGGTGGCCCGGTTGCCGCATCGCTGGGGATCGGGCTGACGGCCGCCGTGCTCTATGTGCTGGTGGCGGGCATCTTCATCGCTTCGGTCTGCGGTTACATGGCCGGGCTGATCGGCGCGTCGAACAGCCCGATCTCGGGCGTGGGCATCCTGGCCGCGCTGGGCATCTCGTTGATTCTGCTGGCGCTCTACGGTCGGGGCGGGGATGCGGAAGCGACCAAGGCGCTGGTCGCCTTCGCGCTGTTCGTCACCGCGATCGTGTTCGGCGTGGCCACGATTTCCAACGACAACCTGCAGGATCTCAAGACCGGCCAGCTTGTCGGGGCGACGCCATGGCGTCAGCAAGTCGCGCTCGTGCTGGGCGTGCTGTTCGGCGCGCTGGTGATCCCGCCCATCCTTGATCTGCTCAACGGCACCTTCGGGTTCCTTGGCGCGCCGGGGGCGGGCGAAAACGCGCTGGCGGCGCCGCAGGCCGCGCTGATCTCCACCATCGCGCAAGGCGTGCTGGGCGGCAGCCTCGATTGGAACCTCGTGGGTCTGGGGGCGGCGATCGGCGTGGTGGCGCTGGCGGTCGATGGCGCGCTGCGCCGCTCGGGCCGTGGCGCCTTACCGCCGCTCGCGGTCGGCATGGGCATGTACCTGCCCACGCAGACCACCGGGATGGTCGTGATCGGCGCGATCCTGGGCCATCTCTACAACCGCTGGGCCGCGCGGCAGGCCGATCCGGAACTGGCCGAACGCATGGGCGTGCTGACCGCCACCGGCCTGATCGTTGGCGATGGCCTGTTCAACATTGCCTATGCCGCGATCGTGGCTGCCACCAACGACCCCGATTCGCTGGCGATCGTTCACGCAAACCCCGTGGCCATGCCGCTGGGCATTGCGGTGTTTGGCGGGCTGGTGGGCTATGCCTACTGGCGGATGCGGCGCGATGGCGCCGCCCGCTGATCCGGGTCAGATGTCAGAGTTGCCGCTGTCGGACCCGGACGAATCATCGCCCGCGTCGACGCCTGTCGGCGTGCCGGCGTGGATGCAGCGTGGCCCGATGAACTCGCCTGCCGCATCGATCTGCCGGGCCATCGCGCGGTTGTTCAACTGATAGCGCAGGCCTTTCAGCGGGCCGCTCGTCATCGTCAGGATACGGCCGAACAGCGCGTAGGTGCCGCGCTTTCCGTCGGCCATCTGGTAGCTCGAATCCGGAATTGCGCGGAAGCTGTCGTCGGGCAGCGCGGTCGGCTGCATTTCCGCATCGCCCGGCAGTTCGCAGATCCAGCGTCCGCGCAGCAAGGTGTGGATCGGGCCGCCCGGAACGGCCTCAACCGGAGCCGTGACGACAAGCGCGCCGATCACGGCGAGCGAGGCAGGGAAAAGACGACGGATCATGACAGATCACGCGCTAGCACGCGGCTGCCGCTTGAAGCAATCGGCCACAGCGGCTAAGGCGCGCGCTTCCCTACTCACGGTAAGGCTCTTTCCATCATGAAGATCAGCGGCGTGGACATCCGTCCGGGCAATATCCTGGAATACGAAAAGGGCATCTGGAAAGTTGCCAAGACCCAGCACACCCAGCCCGGCAAGGGCGGTGCCTTCATGCAGGTCGAGATGAAGAACCTCATCGACGGCCGCAAGACCAATGTCCGCTTCCGCAGCGCCGACACGGTCGAGCGCGTCCGCCTCGATACCAAGGACTTCCAGTTCCTCTATGCCGAAGGCGATGACCTGGTGTTCATGGACGTGGAAACCTACGACCAGATCACCCTGCCCAGCGATCTTCTCGGCGATGCCGCCGCGTTCCTGCAGGACGGCATGACCGTGCTGCTCGAAATGTACGACGAACGCCCGATCTCGGTGCAGCTGCCCGAACAGGTCGAAGCCACCATCGTCGAAGCCGACGCCGTGGTGAAGGGCCAGACCGCCTCTTCGAGCTACAAGCCCGCGATCCTCGACAACGGGGTGCGCGTGATGGTGCCGCCGCACATCGAAAGCGGCACGCGCATCGTCGTGGACGTGTACGAACGCTCCTACGTCGGCAAGGCGGGCTGATCCACGATGGCCGCAATTTCCGGACTGATCCGCGTGATGGAACGTGCCGCCCGCAAGGCCGGCACGCGCCTGCGCCGTGACTTTGGCGAAGTCGAACATCTCCAGGTCAGCCGGAAGGGGCCGGCCGACTTCGTGTCCAAGGCGGATCAGGCCGCCGAACGGACGATCTGGGACGAGCTCCGCCAGGCGCGGCCGGACTGGGGCTTCCTGATGGAGGAAGGCGGCGAGATCGCGGGCGAGCCCGGCAAGCCGCGCTTCATCGTCGACCCGCTCGACGGCACCAG
The Novosphingobium sp. EMRT-2 genome window above contains:
- a CDS encoding cell division protein ZapA — protein: MSNVSLQIGGRPFTVACAEGEEAHLEMLGRMIDERVRKLGAAAGQSESRMMLYAALFLADELHEEHRKAPPPAGEVPSAEAPASVVARVQALAERVEKLAQQIEQPS
- the tkt gene encoding transketolase, translating into MTRDPSALAPMANAIRALAMDAVQAANSGHPGMPMGMADVATVLWTQFLKHDPSQPKWSDRDRFVLSAGHGSMLIYALLHLTGYEAPTMDDIRNFRQMTSPCAGHPENFLLEGVECTTGPLGQGLAMAVGMAMAERHLNATFGDDLVDHRTWVVAGDGCLMEGINHEAIGLAATLKLGRLNVLWDDNKITIDGDTSLSTSEDILARYAATGWHVGSCDGHDFADIARALAEAAADPRPSLVACRTIIGKGAPNKQGSHSVHGAALGADEIAAAREYLGWTAAPFEIPADILANWRAAGAAGKTARAEWEARAAGHPQAAELARRMAGELPAETGFDAYIQSLIANPPKVATRKSSEMALEALTAAIPEMVGGSADLTGSNNTKTKSTPPFNADNYDGRYVYYGIREFGMATAMNGMALHGGVIPYGGTFLVFSDYCRNAVRLSALQHQRVVYVFTHDSIGLGEDGPTHQPVEHVMSLRMIPNLLVFRPADAIETAEAWAIALASKDRPTVLALTRQNLPPVRFDAEMKSAKGAYRLVAAEAARKVVLLATGSEVALAKDVAAALEAQGIGADVVSVPCWELFDEQDAAYRADLLPADALKVSIEAGVTLGWQKYVGDGLTIGMDTFGASAPAEVLFDHFGFAVDKIVPKILSRIS
- the gap gene encoding type I glyceraldehyde-3-phosphate dehydrogenase; translation: MAIKVAINGFGRIGRNVARAILERPDCGLELVSINDLADAKANALLFKRDSVHGAFAGDVSVDGSDLIVNGKRIQVTAEKDPANLPHAANGIDIALECTGFFTDRAGGQKHLDAGAKRVLISAPAKGVDLTVVFGVNHDKLTADHKIVSNASCTTNCLAPMAKVLHESIGIERGLMTTIHSYTNDQKILDQIHKDPRRARAAAMNMIPTSTGAAVAVGEVLPDLKGKLDGSSIRVPTPNVSVVDLTFTPKRDTTVEEVNGLLKAAAEGALKGVLGFTDEPLVSIDFNHDPHSSTIDSLETAVLEGKLVRVLSWYDNEWGFSNRMLDTAGVMGGLL
- the pgk gene encoding phosphoglycerate kinase — protein: MTVFKTLDDIGDVSGKAVLVREDLNVPMADGAVTDDTRLRAAVPTLTELSDKGAVVLVLAHFGRPKGQPSAEFSLKQVVAPLAHVLGRPVKYVDWEGDKAAVAALQPGDIAVLENTRFFGGEEKNDPAVVERFASLGDLYVNDAFSAAHRAHASTEGLAHVLPAFAGRAMQAELEALEKALGNPQSPVAAVVGGAKVSTKLDVLKHLVGKVDHLIIGGGMANTFLAARGVDVGKSLCEHDLTGTAEEILDNADKANCTVHLPYDVVVSKEFAANPPSLRTCNVHEVAADEMILDVGPAAVEALADVLKTCRTLVWNGPLGAFETEPFDAATVALAKTAAALTREGSLISVAGGGDTVAALNHAGVGGDFSYVSTAGGAFLEWMEGKELPGVAALSR
- a CDS encoding fructose bisphosphate aldolase, which codes for MNVTEMTAKMASGKGFIAALDQSGGSTPKALKGYGIEEGAWSTDEEMFGLIHQMRTRIITSAAFTGEKVIGAILFERTMDGEAGGKPVPAALIERGVVPFIKIDKGLEDEKDGVQLMKPMPELDALLERSKALGVYGTKERSVINSANPVGIAAVVKQQFEVGKQVLAHGMMPIIEPEVNIKSETRAECDTILLAEILKNLDELPEGTQVMLKLSLPIVPGTFDPLVSHPKVLRVVALSGGYKRPEACVELAKNAGIIASFSRALLEDLRHQMTDAEFDASLAGAIDEIFTGSTVKSA
- the thiE gene encoding thiamine phosphate synthase, yielding MTHPASELYLISPLDVSGAFPDRLVRALDAGPVAAFQFRVKDVDDHAAARLAEPLQRICADRDVAFIVNDSVSLAKRLGADGVHLGQKDGDPQEARQRLGRDAQIGVTCHASRHLAMEAGEAGADYVAFGAFFPSTTKETEHRPEPDLLTWWSTLFELPCVAIGGITAANCAPLVTAGADFLAVSHAVWGGDEAQGVRDLLAAIAAAPRRAEDE